The following are from one region of the Stanieria cyanosphaera PCC 7437 genome:
- the yidD gene encoding membrane protein insertion efficiency factor YidD — MQSIVSQSLTQQIATEAINFYQQNISPYKGFSCPHRILHQGDSCSEYVKKLLTEQSLILAIEGSLQRFRDCAEASKTLQNQSSSGCIIIPCCIPI, encoded by the coding sequence ATGCAGAGTATTGTTTCTCAGTCTCTGACTCAACAAATAGCGACAGAAGCTATTAATTTTTACCAGCAAAATATTTCTCCTTATAAAGGCTTTAGTTGTCCTCATCGAATCTTACACCAAGGAGATTCTTGCTCAGAATATGTCAAAAAACTATTAACCGAGCAAAGTTTAATTTTAGCTATTGAAGGTTCTCTACAAAGATTTCGTGATTGTGCCGAAGCTAGTAAAACGCTACAAAATCAATCTAGTAGTGGTTGTATAATTATTCCTTGTTGTATCCCTATTTAA
- a CDS encoding zinc-binding metallopeptidase family protein codes for MSTLKLTASESISQTTQEIESDQDLNDFLNILQLLIREPSVVGSEDSFFRVLRRELEEIEVKVQYYHGVLVAQGNQPQDLVLSAHIDRHGLLCTGPNEFQYAAFISSNQSELTGDSVSEQMMQTIENRFAGQLVQAHLPYTGTYLGQGYIKRSYICPARKNLIFELDGLDFLQPGTPVSFLDRLQISNGCVSAQLDNVVSAAILIYLFRCGFQGTALFTAQEEAGRSWRYALSWFKRQNLTTQRLLVLDTSPYPTREAAEVQQIVLRRQDANGAFAQQLTTELEQKCHQLGISYSYKDAYIEAQNIGRSKPLSLGRTELGRIVAATNGEINGTTLQIPTTGYHTPNETASLSSIAAVIQLLISYIY; via the coding sequence ATGAGTACTCTAAAATTAACCGCTTCAGAAAGTATTTCCCAAACAACACAAGAGATAGAAAGCGATCAGGATTTAAACGATTTTTTAAATATTCTGCAATTATTAATCCGTGAACCTTCTGTTGTTGGTAGTGAAGACTCTTTTTTTCGGGTACTTCGTCGAGAATTAGAAGAAATTGAGGTCAAAGTTCAGTATTATCATGGTGTTTTGGTCGCTCAAGGAAACCAACCGCAGGATTTAGTTCTTTCTGCACATATTGATCGACACGGTTTATTGTGTACTGGTCCTAACGAATTTCAATATGCAGCCTTTATTTCCAGTAACCAAAGTGAGTTAACTGGAGATTCAGTTTCCGAACAAATGATGCAGACGATTGAAAATCGATTTGCTGGGCAACTTGTTCAAGCTCACTTACCTTATACAGGAACTTATTTAGGTCAAGGATACATCAAGCGATCGTATATTTGTCCAGCTAGAAAAAATTTGATTTTTGAGTTGGATGGTTTAGACTTTTTGCAACCAGGTACACCAGTTTCTTTTCTTGACCGCTTACAAATATCTAATGGCTGTGTTTCTGCTCAATTAGACAATGTAGTTAGTGCAGCTATTCTGATTTATTTATTTCGATGTGGTTTTCAAGGAACTGCATTATTTACGGCACAAGAAGAAGCAGGAAGAAGTTGGCGTTACGCACTATCTTGGTTTAAACGTCAAAATTTAACCACACAGCGTCTGCTGGTTTTGGATACAAGTCCTTATCCTACTCGTGAAGCAGCAGAAGTTCAACAAATTGTACTTCGTCGTCAAGATGCCAATGGAGCTTTTGCTCAACAATTAACAACTGAGTTAGAACAAAAATGTCATCAGCTAGGTATTTCCTATAGCTATAAAGATGCTTATATCGAGGCTCAAAACATTGGCAGAAGCAAACCTCTCTCACTAGGTCGCACTGAGTTGGGTCGAATTGTTGCAGCTACCAATGGAGAAATCAACGGTACTACTCTTCAAATCC